The window CGAGATAGCCGCGCGTGCCAGAGAAGATCACCGCCACCTGCTCTTCCATCTTCAGCGGCGAGAACTGCGGCTGCTTCAGGAGCTCGGTGAGGCGGGCGCCGCGGGCAAGCATCTTCTGCGTCGCCGCGTCGAGGTCGGAGCCGAACTGGGCGAAGGCGGCCATCTCGCGATACTGGGCGAGCTCGCCTTTGATCTTGCCGGCAACCTGCTTCATGGCCTTGGTCTGCGCCGAGGAGCCGACGCGCGACACCGACAGACCGACGTTAACGGCCGGACGGATGCCCTGATAGAAGAGGTCGGTCTCGAGGAAGATCTGGCCGTCGGTGATCGAGATCACGTTCGTCGGAATGTAGGCCGACACGTCGTTGGCCTGCGTCTCGATGACGGGGAGGGCGGTGAGCGAGCCGCCGCCGTGGTCGTCGTTGAGCTTGGCGGCGCGCTCGAGCAGGCGCGAGTGGAGATAGAACACGTCGCCCGGATAGGCTTCGCGGCCCGGCGGGCGACGCAGCAGGAGCGACATCTGGCGGTAGGCGACGGCCTGCTTGGAGAGGTCGTCATAGGCGATCACGGCGTGCATGCCGTTGTCGCGGAAGTACTCGCCCATCGTGCAGCCGGTGAACGGCGCGAGATACTGCAGCGGCGCGGGCTCCGAGGCGGTGGCGGCGACGATGATCGAGTACTCGAGGGCGCCCTGCTCCTCCAGCACCTTCACGAACTGGGCGACTGTGGAGCGCTTCTGGCCGACCGCGACGTAGACGCAGTAGAGCTTGGCCTTCTCGTCGCCGCTGGCGTTGATCGACTTCTGATTGAGGATGGTGTCGAGGATGATCGCGGTCTTGCCGGTTTGGCGGTCGCCGATGATCAGCTCGCGCTGGCCGCGGCCGACGGGGATGAGCGCGTCGACGGCCTTGAGGCCGGTCGCCATCGGCTCGTGCACCGACTTGCGCGGCAGGATGCCAGGCGCCTTCACGTCGACGCGCATCTTCTTGTCGAACTTGATCGGGCCCTTGCCGTCGATCGGGTTGCCGAGAGCGTCGACGACGCGGCCCAGAAGACCCTTGCCGACCGGAACCTCGACGATGGCGCCCGTACGCTTGACGGTGTCGCCTTCCTTGATGCCGCGGTCGTCGCCGAAGATCACGACGCCGACGTTGTCGGCTTCGAGGTTCAAGGCCATGCCGCTGATGCCGCCGGGGAATTCCACCAGCTCGCCGGCTTGGACGTTGTCGAGGCCATAGACGCGGGCGATGCCGTCGCCCACCGACAGCACCTGGCCGATTTCGGAGACCTCGGCTTCCTTGCCGAAATTCTTGATCTGGTCCTTGAGGATCGAGGAGATCTCTGCGGCCCGGATGTCCATACTTGCCTCTTCCCTATCAGTGCTTCTTGCTTCGTGCTGGCGCCCGCGGCGCCGGGGTGCCTATCGCAAAAACGGCCGCGGTCATCCCGCGGCGCGTTCCTCCGATCAGCCGGTTCCCTTCAGCACGACTTTCAGGTTCATCAGTTTGGTCCGCAGCGAGGAATCGAACATCCGGCTGCCGACCTTGACCACCAAGCCGCCGAGCAGCGAGGGGTCGACTTTCGTGTTGAGCCGCACGTCCTTGCCGAACGACGACTTCAGCTTTTCCTTGAGGGCGGCGAGCTGCCCGTCATTGAGCGCCACGGCCGTCTGCACCTCAGCCGTCATCTCGCCGCGATGGAGGGCAAGCTGCTGGCGGAAACCCTTGATCATGTCCTCGGCGGCGAAGAGGCGCCGGTTGCGGGCGACGACGCTGAGGAAGTTGCTGGTCGTGGCGCCGACGGCGGCCCAATCCATGACCGCCTTGAGGGCGCGCTGCTGATCCTCGGCGGCAAACGCCGGGCTGTTGACCAGCCGCTTCAGATCGGCGCTCTGGTCGAGCATCGCCTGCACTTTGGAGAGATCCTGATCGACCTTGTCGAGCTCGTTCTGCTCGCGTGCCAAATCGAAAAGCGCCGAGGCGTAACGCCCCGCCACACCTGACGTCATTTGATTTTCCGTTGCCACGTCAAACGCTCTCGCCGGCGGCCAATACGGGGGCTCCGGGCCAGTTTGGCCGGCCCAGCACCCTCCCCCGCTTTGAGGAATTTCGTTCGCACAAAAGGCAGCCGCGAGCCCACCCAGCTCCGGCACCCCCTAAAGTGCGCGGGTTCTCTAACATGCACGGCGCAGGCCTTCAACGGGGGATAGGCGCCGGAATGCCGCATACGGCGGGTCCCCGCGCGGCTTTTTTTTGAAGATGAACAGAAGCTGCACGCTCCCTTCAGAACGGGTTCACGCCAGAAAGTATTGAATGCCCCTCATCGCCGGTGAGGCAACCGGCAACGAAACGAAACCGAGAGATCGGGCTAGGGGAAGCAAATGACCATTTCGCGCAAGTTCACGTCGGTCGCCACGGCCATCGCGCTTGCCGTGACGAGCCTCGGCACCCTCACCACTGCCGCCAGCGCCCACGACGGCTACCGCGGATATGGCGGCGGCGGTTACGGCGGCGGCCGCCACTACTCGCGCGGCTATGACGGTGGCGACTACGGTTACCGCGGCGGTCGCGACCGCTACTACGCCCGCAAGAAGAAGAACAACACCGGCAAGTACATCGCCATCGGTGCCGCGGCCCTGATGCTCGGTATCATCGCTTCGGAGGCGTCGCGCCGCTAGCCATCAGCGGCAGTCGCCTCCGGGCCGGAGGTCGCGGGGACCTCCGGCGACTGGTTTCTACACCAAGTGATTTTGGCTGTGCGCTCCCACCCTCGCGCCAGTCCGGGCCGGACCTTCCCCCCAGGTCCGGCCCATTTATTTTCCGGGCCAGCGAACCGCAATGGGTCCATGCGCCGGCGTGGCTACCGTCCAAGGCTCTCCACTAGATTCCTCTTCTGCGGAGATCCAGCATCGCCGTCTTGATGCCGAGCAATTGGAACTTCGGGCCGTAGATCGTTTCGAGTAGTTCGAGCGCGATCATCCCGCACTGCGCTACCGTCTTCAGCGCCATGTCGAGCTGCACCCCGTCGCCGTGCAACAGGATGGCAAGCATCTGGCGGCGATCGGGTTCTTCGGTCACCTGTATGTTGGCAGTCACCGACCGCTCATTCGGATGGCCGCCAAAGTCGATTGTGCGCTGGTAGATCGTTTCAAAACGCTCTGCGGCATGCCGGTTCGCCGCCTTGACGGAGTCGACCACCGCCACGTGCTGGAACGCTTTCTTGGATGCCTTTAGGCCTGCCTCGTCCACGTGGCGGTCCAGCCAGACATTGCCCAGCGAAGGGTTGCGGTTGATATGCACGCCGTAGGCCGCGTATTCGAGCACGGAGCGGCACTGGACGTAGCACTCCGCCGCCTGACCCGACATGGCGAGCGAGCAAGCTGTCCGATAGGCACCGTGGCAG of the Hyphomicrobium album genome contains:
- the atpA gene encoding F0F1 ATP synthase subunit alpha, whose amino-acid sequence is MDIRAAEISSILKDQIKNFGKEAEVSEIGQVLSVGDGIARVYGLDNVQAGELVEFPGGISGMALNLEADNVGVVIFGDDRGIKEGDTVKRTGAIVEVPVGKGLLGRVVDALGNPIDGKGPIKFDKKMRVDVKAPGILPRKSVHEPMATGLKAVDALIPVGRGQRELIIGDRQTGKTAIILDTILNQKSINASGDEKAKLYCVYVAVGQKRSTVAQFVKVLEEQGALEYSIIVAATASEPAPLQYLAPFTGCTMGEYFRDNGMHAVIAYDDLSKQAVAYRQMSLLLRRPPGREAYPGDVFYLHSRLLERAAKLNDDHGGGSLTALPVIETQANDVSAYIPTNVISITDGQIFLETDLFYQGIRPAVNVGLSVSRVGSSAQTKAMKQVAGKIKGELAQYREMAAFAQFGSDLDAATQKMLARGARLTELLKQPQFSPLKMEEQVAVIFSGTRGYLDAIPTASVNKFEQDLLRLLRTDGNEILEDIRTKKALSEETEKKLVAFLDKFAKGFTA
- a CDS encoding F0F1 ATP synthase subunit delta, which translates into the protein MATENQMTSGVAGRYASALFDLAREQNELDKVDQDLSKVQAMLDQSADLKRLVNSPAFAAEDQQRALKAVMDWAAVGATTSNFLSVVARNRRLFAAEDMIKGFRQQLALHRGEMTAEVQTAVALNDGQLAALKEKLKSSFGKDVRLNTKVDPSLLGGLVVKVGSRMFDSSLRTKLMNLKVVLKGTG